A stretch of the Lolium perenne isolate Kyuss_39 chromosome 3, Kyuss_2.0, whole genome shotgun sequence genome encodes the following:
- the LOC127345299 gene encoding uncharacterized protein, translating to MTVGEYSGSLALQSTSVTRCYVNAPLPEIADVRESTKDLPYRIEWHTGKNKNDAEAIPSSITEISTFEPNDIMGMRYKLSAKITEIHEGDGWYYISCTDCWKKLIPENGNYRCPDCTTTVPLPRYRFVARAIDTNSTASDDTKFADLYFFGPKGEAAIGQKALSLLASVNKQPTRLPDALLAIVRK from the exons ATGACAGTTGGCGAGTATTCAG GTTCACTTGCCCTTCAAAGTACATCGGTCACAAGATGCTATGTAAATGCACCGCTCCCAGAGATTGCTGATGTCCGAGAAAG TACAAAAGATCTTCCGTACCGCATAGAGTGGCACACTGGAAAGAACAAAAATGATGCTGAGGCAATACCATCATCAATCACAGAGATATCAACATTTGAACCTAATGATATTATG GGGATGCGTTACAAATTATCTGCAAAAATCACTGAGATCCATGAAGGTGATGGGTGGTATTATATAAGCTGCACAGACTGTTGGAAAAAACTAATCCCAGAAAACGGGAACTACAGGTGTCCTGATTGCACCACAACTGTACCTCTACCAAG GTACAGATTTGTTGCCCGAGCAATTGATACTAACTCAACAGCCAGCGATGACACAAAATTTGCAGACCTCTATTTCTTTGGCCCGAAAGGGGAAGCTGCCATTGGACAAAAAGCACTATCACTTCTGGCAAGTGTTAATAAACAGCCTACCAGACTACCGGATGCCCTGCTTGCTATTGTACGAAAATAA